In Anaerolineales bacterium, one DNA window encodes the following:
- a CDS encoding sigma-70 family RNA polymerase sigma factor, translated as MNTQIHDESLVLAASKGDLEAFNQLVLSYQDLAYHHAYSLMGDSASAEDVTQESFVKAFRGLNGFRGGSFRGWLLRIVTNCAYDVLRRSQRHPSQPLFPEDDNGEELESAPWLADPSASVQDAVEQAELSEEIRALMEQLPETYRNVLTLVDIYQFDYSEAAQTLRVPIGTVKSRLARARLQMKDMLKDVLDDRSLLKTTNLLYS; from the coding sequence ATGAATACCCAAATCCATGATGAATCTCTGGTGCTGGCAGCTTCGAAAGGCGATCTGGAGGCGTTCAACCAGTTGGTGCTGAGTTATCAGGATCTAGCCTACCACCACGCATATTCTCTGATGGGCGATTCAGCTTCCGCTGAGGATGTTACGCAGGAGAGTTTTGTGAAGGCATTTCGGGGATTGAACGGGTTTCGTGGAGGGTCGTTCCGCGGCTGGCTGTTGCGGATCGTGACCAACTGTGCGTATGACGTTCTGCGGCGTTCGCAGCGCCACCCGTCGCAGCCGTTGTTCCCTGAGGATGATAACGGTGAGGAGTTGGAGTCTGCGCCGTGGCTTGCTGACCCGTCCGCTTCGGTGCAGGATGCGGTGGAACAGGCTGAACTCTCAGAGGAGATCCGTGCGTTGATGGAGCAACTGCCTGAGACATATCGCAATGTGCTGACACTGGTGGACATCTATCAGTTTGATTATTCGGAGGCGGCTCAGACTCTGCGTGTGCCGATCGGTACTGTGAAGAGCAGACTCGCACGGGCACGCCTGCAAATGAAGGACATGTTGAAGGATGTATTGGATGATAGATCTTTATTGAAGACGACGAACCTCCTGTACTCATAA
- a CDS encoding helix-turn-helix domain-containing protein, protein MDHSFGSWIRKRRKALDLTQQELAKQVGCSVSLVFKIESDERRPSRQIAELLAEKLDIPADQRAHFLKIARQEKSTSSLDAIPPLSRIEPVSPPKLNPGNLPLPPTPLVGREHEVNVITRQLLEPACRLLTLTGVGGIGKTRLAIEAGRQLESHFSGGVYFISLAGVGMTESIVPAVADVLGVAFSGPAEPLVQVATFLQGKNVLLVIDNMEHLVEGASLLGKLLQQTQQVKMLITSREQLRLQWEWLFEVQGLPIPEGTDANIEHNSAVSLFLQRARQTSQNFSLEPDDANALVRICKLVGGLPLAIELAASWVRSLACREIAEELEKSLDLLETKMLDVPQRHRSIKAVFDHSWALLTEQENTLLKRLSVFQGGFTREAAIKAMGATLPMLSSLVDKSLLRFNRNPDRYHLHELIRQYASARLHSNLEEEQDASEQHALYFAEWIAALESPFKSADQPQTTQLVRSETSNWLAGWHWAVEQGRLEILRRMSPCLNWYFEVNAHYDEALSAFTAAMNKFRAGGAPDSLKSPQEKSSFAALVDQVGWFEFRKGNTERATTLLAESLEIAREHNDPEVLYYIFGNWGYLALMQGEISEAGRLITESLNHSRSLTPWHTAISVNMLGIVAYQHGNLNEAYQQLTESLNIWRSVGDPRGLVFCMLYLGMTTFALNQVEETRSILNESNALAKANMDRWAQAFGSDMLGMVELAQGQNEEALQHFLRSIMLYKEIGDQLNSMQPVIHLGQTYAALRSNVEAKRLFLEAYAAARDNKWTLITLSALVSFIEMEMKNGLPQETKLAVALSVISNPSVTPHLRARSEKLREAISSHLTADQVKAAENYAKQKATEEWAQEVLR, encoded by the coding sequence GTGGATCATTCATTCGGAAGCTGGATTAGAAAAAGACGTAAAGCACTCGACCTGACACAACAGGAACTCGCAAAGCAGGTGGGATGTTCTGTTTCGCTTGTGTTCAAGATCGAGTCGGATGAGCGTCGTCCCTCGCGCCAAATCGCCGAACTGCTTGCCGAAAAACTGGACATCCCCGCCGACCAGCGTGCCCACTTCCTCAAAATTGCCAGACAGGAAAAAAGCACCTCCAGCCTGGACGCCATCCCGCCTCTTTCCCGTATCGAACCTGTTTCACCTCCCAAACTGAATCCTGGCAATCTGCCCCTTCCTCCCACCCCGCTCGTCGGGCGTGAACACGAAGTCAATGTGATTACCCGCCAGTTGCTCGAACCCGCCTGCCGCCTGCTCACATTGACAGGCGTAGGCGGAATCGGCAAGACCCGTCTTGCCATCGAAGCGGGACGCCAACTCGAATCCCATTTCAGCGGCGGCGTCTACTTCATTTCCCTCGCTGGCGTCGGCATGACCGAGTCCATCGTCCCTGCGGTTGCGGATGTGCTCGGGGTGGCGTTCTCGGGTCCTGCTGAACCACTCGTGCAAGTCGCAACATTCCTTCAAGGAAAGAACGTTTTATTGGTGATCGACAACATGGAGCATCTGGTCGAAGGAGCCAGTCTGCTGGGCAAGCTCCTCCAACAGACCCAGCAGGTTAAAATGCTCATCACCTCGCGCGAACAACTGCGCCTGCAATGGGAATGGCTCTTCGAAGTACAGGGACTTCCCATCCCCGAAGGAACGGATGCAAACATCGAGCACAACAGCGCCGTTTCTCTTTTCCTCCAACGTGCCCGCCAGACTTCACAGAATTTTTCGTTGGAGCCGGATGATGCGAATGCGCTTGTCCGCATCTGCAAACTCGTGGGCGGGTTGCCTCTCGCCATCGAACTCGCCGCCTCCTGGGTGCGGTCTTTAGCCTGCCGCGAGATCGCAGAGGAACTTGAGAAGAGTCTCGACCTCCTCGAAACCAAAATGCTCGATGTCCCTCAACGTCACCGCTCGATCAAAGCCGTTTTCGACCACTCATGGGCATTACTTACCGAACAGGAAAACACACTGCTCAAAAGATTGTCCGTGTTTCAGGGAGGTTTCACGCGTGAAGCCGCCATCAAGGCGATGGGAGCGACCCTTCCCATGCTGTCCTCGCTCGTGGATAAATCCCTCCTGCGCTTCAATCGCAACCCCGACCGCTACCACCTCCACGAGTTGATCCGCCAGTATGCATCTGCCCGACTTCATTCCAATCTCGAAGAAGAGCAAGATGCCTCTGAACAGCATGCCCTGTATTTTGCCGAATGGATCGCGGCATTGGAATCCCCCTTCAAAAGCGCGGACCAGCCACAGACAACGCAGCTGGTCCGCTCAGAGACATCAAACTGGCTGGCAGGCTGGCATTGGGCTGTCGAACAGGGACGGCTGGAGATCCTGCGCAGGATGTCTCCCTGTTTGAATTGGTACTTCGAAGTGAATGCTCATTACGATGAAGCACTCTCTGCATTCACAGCCGCCATGAATAAGTTCCGTGCTGGTGGGGCGCCAGACAGCCTCAAAAGCCCGCAGGAAAAATCATCCTTTGCTGCATTGGTAGATCAGGTGGGCTGGTTCGAGTTCCGCAAAGGCAACACAGAGCGGGCGACAACTCTGCTTGCAGAAAGTTTGGAGATCGCCCGCGAACACAACGACCCCGAAGTCCTGTATTACATCTTTGGCAATTGGGGATATCTTGCGCTGATGCAGGGTGAGATCTCTGAAGCGGGTAGACTAATTACCGAAAGCCTTAACCATAGCAGGTCATTGACGCCGTGGCACACAGCCATCTCCGTCAATATGCTTGGTATCGTGGCGTACCAGCACGGAAACCTGAACGAAGCCTATCAGCAACTGACCGAGAGCCTGAATATCTGGCGTTCCGTCGGCGACCCGCGCGGGTTGGTCTTCTGCATGTTATATCTGGGAATGACAACCTTTGCACTAAACCAGGTCGAAGAGACTCGCTCCATTTTGAATGAGAGTAACGCGCTTGCAAAAGCTAACATGGATCGTTGGGCGCAGGCGTTCGGGTCGGATATGCTTGGGATGGTGGAACTGGCACAAGGTCAGAATGAAGAAGCGTTGCAGCATTTCTTGCGGAGCATCATGCTCTACAAAGAGATTGGCGACCAATTGAACTCCATGCAGCCTGTCATCCATCTCGGGCAGACGTATGCCGCGCTTCGGTCGAATGTGGAAGCGAAACGCCTGTTCCTCGAAGCCTATGCCGCCGCCCGCGACAACAAATGGACGCTTATCACACTGAGTGCGTTGGTTTCATTTATAGAGATGGAAATGAAAAATGGGCTTCCACAAGAGACGAAGCTGGCGGTGGCTTTATCTGTCATCTCGAATCCTTCCGTGACCCCGCATCTGCGTGCCCGTAGTGAAAAGCTGCGTGAAGCGATCTCATCACACCTGACAGCCGACCAGGTCAAAGCGGCGGAGAACTACGCAAAGCAAAAGGCAACCGAAGAGTGGGCGCAGGAAGTTTTAAGATAA
- a CDS encoding LUD domain-containing protein: protein MHQVFAEAKDSSYLVFITGHSRTADIELTTLGVHGPKNLYVWMLGK from the coding sequence ATGCATCAAGTCTTCGCCGAAGCTAAAGACAGCAGTTACCTCGTCTTCATCACCGGTCACAGCCGCACCGCGGATATTGAGTTGACCACATTAGGGGTGCATGGTCCAAAGAACTTGTATGTGTGGATGCTGGGTAAATAG
- a CDS encoding DUF6036 family nucleotidyltransferase — protein sequence MATFSREEIQDGLRRLGELAQSQGLHVRLALIGGAAMVLGYDARQSTRDVDAVILSPAEAKLVRNLVKKIAAENDWPEDWLNDGAKGYMVGISEGSLLFSAPGIDAFSPSLAQLLAMKLCAWRDDLDISDARRLLQEIVSGRGKDEIWASLEPYLVPGDELTAQYAFLDLWEALHGTD from the coding sequence ATGGCAACATTCTCGCGCGAAGAAATTCAAGATGGCTTACGGCGGCTTGGTGAACTGGCGCAGAGTCAGGGACTGCATGTGCGGCTTGCGCTTATAGGTGGCGCAGCAATGGTATTGGGATATGACGCCCGACAATCCACACGTGATGTAGATGCTGTGATTCTGTCCCCTGCTGAAGCAAAACTTGTCAGAAATCTGGTAAAAAAAATCGCTGCTGAAAACGATTGGCCCGAAGATTGGCTAAACGATGGAGCTAAGGGCTATATGGTGGGCATCAGTGAAGGGTCGCTTTTATTTAGCGCACCAGGAATAGACGCATTCTCCCCATCACTTGCGCAATTGCTTGCGATGAAACTTTGTGCATGGCGCGATGATCTTGATATTTCCGATGCCCGCCGTCTTTTACAGGAAATTGTATCGGGACGCGGCAAGGATGAAATATGGGCTAGCCTTGAACCGTATCTTGTCCCGGGAGATGAATTAACTGCACAATACGCCTTTCTAGATTTATGGGAGGCTCTGCATGGAACTGATTGA